In one window of Drosophila innubila isolate TH190305 chromosome 2L unlocalized genomic scaffold, UK_Dinn_1.0 4_B_2L, whole genome shotgun sequence DNA:
- the LOC117782107 gene encoding uncharacterized protein LOC117782107 — MNAFAHLDLFDGIPAKCPVKGCSSQLTPQELLAHLLMRHRPEDSMLEIGAEWHTVYDLDLAKLTPGCNHVVGVIAYAGSSDANRSRPIGPELQLVHHLPLILMLYVSPPASNLEQMYALYLISPVASKKVSAHVSLLNGPEGREVRGLRCLRNFLDAPLQDSEELLHGNMDYLIYTATDIWEHCTTGETCKLQFKVVLHGEPNLFETEDEFLEEATMWQASE; from the exons ATG AATGCCTTTGCTCATCTCGACCTATTTGATGGCATTCCCGCAAAGTGTCCTGTAAAGGGTTGTTCCTCGCAGCTGACGCCACAGGAGCTGCTGGCGCATTTGCTGATGCGTCATCGGCCCGAGGACTCGATGCTGGAGATTGGCGCCGAGTGGCATACAGTGTATGACTTGGACTTGGCCAAACTGACACCGGGTTGCAACCATGTGGTGGGTGTGATTGCCTATGCCGGCAGCAGTGATGCGAATCGCAGTCGTCCTATTGGGCCAGAGTTGCAATTGGTGCATCATCTGCCCCTAATTCTAATGCTGTATGTCAGCCCGCCGGCGTCCAATTTGGAGCAGATGTACGCGCTCTATTTGATCAGTCCGGTGGCCTCCAAGAAGGTGAGTGCCCATGTCAGTCTGCTGAATGGGCCGGAGGGTCGCGAGGTGCGTGGTCTCCGTTGTCTGCGCAACTTTCTGGACGCACCGTTGCAGGACAGCGAGGAGCTGCTTCACGGCAACATGGACTATCTGATCTATACGGCAACCGATATCTGGGAGCATTGCACCACTGGTGAGACATGCAAACTACAATTCAAAGTGGTGTTGCACGGTGAGCCCAATTTATTTGAGACAGAGGATGAATTTCTGGAGGAAGCGACCATGTGGCAGGCTTCCGAATGA